The DNA sequence GCTATTTGGATGGGAAGAgcgaaaatgaaatatgacttaattctatgggacggagggagtaataactACCAAATTTGGAGCATAGGATTGCAATATTAATACAGtagggtcatattctaatgcttatagaaccctaatccaaaatcaagaccaaatctccacccttagattttaaaatgaatggatgagattaaatcttacgaatctcaataaatagtagacaaaatatcaacaaaggggtaatatcgtcattatgttatcatatgaaaattttcgtgaatgtttttttatatcaacatagtgtattacaaatatcaacaatatgacataagaatatcaacattagtacaagaaaatatgaacacatatttattgagatttttacatggttttattgagatttttacatgattttattgagattttttgatgtatttgttgataaaaatcaagttatcaacatttacgaaaactaaaataaaaaatatcaaatttcatcatccgaacgtcgtcggaacatatgcaattgagatctcgttggaatccttataaaatattgatatattttttgcgaaaaaataatttatatcgagagagttacgtaaatttaaagttttaagatgattttaattagagagaattgaaattacctctgattttatttattaattttcttaattaaaaatataatccatgtggcattatttcaaccactagatcttctaatctaatggctaagatttagttttaatttgggattgctaattaattagcaattgatcacctTCCTAATACAGTATAttaagaatatcaacataatttaatattaacattatacatgtactatattatattatatttgatatattatgatcggtattttgatttcaattgattatcaaaatatataaaactcatgaaaatattattccattaaattttatcatctgAACATATACAATCAGAATtcgtttaaaaaataaaataaaattaatatatgttttgtgagaaaaataaaataaaattgaaatgttatATGAATTCGAAGTTTGAGATATACTAGCTATATTTAAGGTGGCGTTcggttgtcatgactaattatcataagactatccatctaggattaagttgtaggattattttagttggagggggaagactataactaattatcatgagactatccatctaggattaagttgaaGGGATCAATCTTATGAaacaaacatgatacatatttaatcatgagatttagtcttgccaACCGAATACTCCTAAGAGAGCGAAAATAGTTAGTTATATCTAATGAGTTGGTAGTTAACAACAGTTGTTGTTCATCTTATTGGTACTTGCGGAGATCATCTTGATTCTTGAGCATTGATTTCATGATCTAGGCAATTTAGTTGTAGTAGCATACTAAGGATGTATTTGCATTTTACATTCACTCAATTTAGATtacattgaaaatatttataatattatattatggaATAACGGTCTTGCAGTATTGATGGGATTGGCAGCGgaagaacaaataaatcagaaaattagatctatttagcagattatttagaaaaattttcCTCGCGGAagtatcacatgtatcatgctcaaaacttgaattaaaacatgtttttgattaattgaaacaTATAACATGTTTTTCTATAGAAAGGATTTAACACCATCTTGATTCTCCAAAGTACCGCAGATGGCtcgctacttctccacgtgacgatCTTCAGTATTAAACTATAAATCTTCTTACTGGTTCCTGAActatatttcaaaatgaaggtgagctgatcttatcaaaatatataggaCTTGAATAAAAGAAGACAGAACTCCCACACAAAGTAGGAGAAGAAAAATCGGCGCCCACTCAGAGAGTGAGGGGAACGAAAATTATGAGAGTATTGTGTGTTCTGTCTCTCCTTaatctcatatttatattaagttacaTATTGAGAATagtcagggatctatggaggTTTGGATGAGGCCACACCCAATTGGCtcatatctaattaaattgaacctcAATTTTGATTCAAGCtcaaattggaatattattatcagtCACTacagtgataatattgaattacCTTTCCAAATCCAAAAGTACAAGTAACTCGAGTTTTCACTTTTAGAAAGTTATTTCTCGCGctaaagatataaatgtccattaattaattaatgtctgctatagatttaattaattaataatagctTGTTagttccaagagtggacttaacAAGATtcgtttatttattattcatggaataattaaattccaattagctaggttccgaataataaaaatttgtttcgagctcctcttaaggacattatcaaaccaGACTCACCAGGCGTGTGCTcaaatataatagcaatcctagcaccgctagaaattaatcaccactatccaagatatcaggattattgggttgcgaaaaacctaCTAATACGACCCAAGGAACCGCACCCAAGGAGCGCACCTCGTTCAAGATGCAAGGGGGACCTGTGACGAGAGCCAAGGCAAGACATCTCCAATGAGAAGTCTCCAATCTCGTCTAAAGGGTGTTGCAAAAAGAATCGTCAAAGTCCGGGGTTGAACTTGCTGCGAAGACCACGCTCTTAGCCGCTCAAAGGAATCGTAGCTCCGCTTCGCCCGACTGACTGGACGCTGGGGCGGAAGGCGTGTGAGTTCCAGAGAGTTTTGGCCCGGTCAGGCGAAATAACGCTTCCGAACACCCGACCGGGCGATTGGGCATATGCCTTGCGAATTCCAGAAGGGTTCGCCCGGGTCCGGCGATTTACCTCTGTCCTAACGCCTATCCGAGTTTTATCCGTTTGCcttaatttttagattttgtgaaccattttttttggggggatgaagctctaactataaatactcttttgtATCATTTTGATAGCAGCTTTTGATGAATGTTTTAACCTCTTTTGTGAGTATTCCTCTTTGAGGATTTTATCTAATACCTTCTTGAAGGTTACTTGTTTATTTCCTTAGATAGATTCCAGTATAGGTATGCATCAATGGTAgtgtatccattgagtagtggagccaaAGAGTGATTAAGATTAATGAAAGTTGCCAAGGGTTGTCTCCATCTATTTGGTTAAGGTCCTATGGTTTTAATCCTAGTTATTCAACATTTACAAAGTCTTCCATTTCCAATCTTACATCCATATCAAGTTTGGATCTAGTTTTTTGGCTAAATCTaccctatttttatttgttttgttgatcAACACTAGAGGCATATTCCTTGGGTAAAACATATGGATTCAATCACAAAGATCCTTATCACCCGCACCacttgataaatcaaagtaatgtataatcaataatgtatgctcaatgctaaatGTATTGATCAAGAAATGATTATTTATCAAGACTTGGTCTTtgagtagatagcataaagataTGTCTTGCtattagatccattcaatgctaATCACatcaatgtcatcttatttcagtacggattagaaatatatggagtgacattgcaacctttcacgataaaTAGTCAAAGCCTATCTAAGTTGTGAAATTGTGTTTTCCTTTGTTCAGAACTGgtcgtgttaccttaaagtggacggcGCTCACAACTGGTCTACTAAACAAAGACGTAGACTTGTTATctttcttatacatttaaacatgtaaaacaaccattaaatgtaaaacataacatcATTATGACtaaataatctattttattctttgaaaaataaaataagaatttttacaatattcaatcattcaaaatgtgatttttagtatacaaaACTCTAATAAGTTATATCGTCATAGAATTCTGGTACATAGAATTTCAAATACGACACGTGAAAATGAGGTACAATATTGTATAGAGTTTTTTCTTACCGAAAATAcaatataccaaaaaaattggtaaGGTATATGTATTGTTTTTACTTATACTTTCAATTTGTTGTACAACATATTGTATggtatattgaaaaaataaaataaactaaaatataattggtACGTTATATCTCGCTAACTCACCCCGTGGTTTAGGTAAGATATGATAAGTATGTTGTTAgttagataaaattaaatcaagatAAAAGGTTTTGATAAATTCGATTATGTTGTTGCTAAAATGTGATAGTACTCCTCTTATTGGTATTGTGATGAATTTGTATTATGTTGTAGCTAAATTCAGTTACGAACAAAATCGAATCATTCATAATTGAAATTGTATTtcctttataaataatatgtaaaataataaaattatttattaaaagtaatcaaataatattgataaaatctTTTAGATATCTAAAATTCCTTATTCTCACTCTTTGTataaaaaattccaaattaatatCGTCatgtacataactaaaatatttaaataatactacagtataatttaattgacaccaatttctttattttgtccATTCACAATCAATTGACACtcttattttttactccctccgtcccagataattcgtcccaatttttcatttcggtccgtcccacataatttgtcccacttcacttttaccatttttggtagtggaccccatattccactaactcttttctactcacattttatcataaaactaatatataaaggtaggacccacattccactaactttttcaacccacttttcattacaattcttaaaatccgttcccggtcaaagtgacccgaattatccgggacggagggagtactacttttagTAATGAACTATTCCACTGACTTatcacactcacattttattataaaggtaatatataaaaataggatccacatttcattcaatttttcaactcactttccactatattttttaacactCTTGCCAATTAAAAATGTGCAAGTAATCATAGATGAAGGGAGTACCACGTAATATATTGTCATGAAAACATAATCCAGTTTGTGTGAGTTGACCAAGCGGTAGAGAGGTTAATAATGTCTGAGGCCAAAGGTCTCGAGGTTCGAGTCCGCCGAAGTCACCGTCCCCTCCATCCCGTCCACGCCGCATACACGGCTCCCCTCCACCGCAGTGCCCCTTGTCCAGCAATAGACCGCCGCGGCGGCGGTCCTATATTggactagggatgtcaatcgggccagcccaccgggtttcgggccagccctattcgggttgcgggtcaatcgggtgcgggctaatcgggctgtgattttttcgggttataaaagttgaaccctaaccctaaaagctcgggtttcgggctagcccaacgggctaatcgggttgctaccgacAAATTAGCACGCGTTCAATCCAATAAACAAttgtgaaaattagttatatttataaaatgtaaaatatttaattatgataaatttgagatatatacttaaattcaaaaataaacatgatcaaatactaatattttgagatttatacaaaataaaacgtaaacatcaaaaaattttaaagcatgttttagaaatttaaatatatttttcagtgaatttaaagtttctaatttatatatctattaatatgttaataaaaatttaatatttaatttatatatttaatatataaaactgaaagttatttttttaataatttatattataaaatagcCAATGAATTTCGAATTAGactcaaacaaatagaacgatagaaattttatcgggttttcgggccagcccgtcgggttttcgggtctggccctaacgggttgcgggttaatcgggtgcgggctaatcgggctgtaattttatcgggctaaaaattttcagccctaacccTGTAAATTTGGCGGGTTATTCGGGCTGGcccacgggttgcgggctacattgacatccctatatTGGACACTCTAATATGACACTatttacacttttttttttctaataatttcGAATCTATCTCAaccttttaaaaatatcaaatctttcaattttttaataatatcaaatcTATCTCAaccttttaaaaatatcaaatctttcaattttttattaaaatttcaccAAATCAAATTCTGACATAGTAATTGTTAATATGACATGCCGGAGATTGCATGTACTATGAATTAGTAACCgtttatttttcaaagaaaataatagtataaataatcTGCCACCAACGTGATATCAAATTTAACTTATCgataaatttgaagaattaaataataatagtagtatatactaggatcagtgttttaaaaaccagACCGGACCTTGGTGGGGATCGAACTCATGACCTCTTGGTCAAGAAGACCAAGTCCATTACCACTCCACCACAAGCATTTCTTGTTAATAACATGAacattagttattattatattaaaatattttttttatttactcaaactaattattcaagtttaaatttatattatagtgAGTAGGtattaatatgataatatatttatcatctaaaattcactcttttttactaaaattaactattatttgtataatatagaTACTTATGTAAATATAAGTAGCTATACCTAaggtttataataaattatttactatatagtatattttcatcaaaactaattaaacattcatatttatttatatattttgtcatataatttttttgaattattatgaattattttttttatatctaaaatattaaaaattttatccaTACTAACTTGTAATTTGtacatttaataattatggataaaaaatttaataaattttatcattcattgaaattgaatatattttatatattatatataatttgtaacaGTAAAACGGTTCGACCAGTGATTGAACCGGTTGGACCGGTTGAACCGTGAACCAGTAGCCTCGCCAGTTCACCGGCCgatccggtttttaaaacattgactAGGATTAATAGAACTGAAACTAGAATGACTCAAAATTACGATGCTTGATAACCCTAACAAAATCACGAAGAAATTCTAGGTGGCGGCAAGATGTTGAGAGAGGAAAGCGATGGCAGTTGTGTAACGGCCACTGTGAAGGAACAGGAACATGAAATTGCTAGAGAGGACAGAGAAGCAAgctgtgaagaagaaaaaaaaacaaattgggATGAGGCGGGGAGAGAAGAGGACTGGGAGGGAGAGGAAGACGACGATGAGCTTTACCTATCATCAGACTCCGAAATTGCGGAGGCTTTGGACTTTCTGGACTCGAGAGAAGATGCAGAGGGCGGATTACTCGATGGATCCTTCACGCCGCTGCACACGCGCCGCCCCAACGCTCACGGTGGCCTCCACTCGCGTCCCAACAGCTCTTCTCTTCAGCCCATCTCGAATAAATCGCAGAAACTTGCCAATCACATCAGGGCTTCGCCTTTGGAGGTAGCATTGCATAAagattgcttttttttattttgcgtttctgttgaatttgtgtttgtgttttgcTGATTTTCTGATATTGAGTGTTCCGTGATTGATAAATTATCCAGGTTCTGTGTTTATGGATTGCAATTTGTGTTTATGGTTTGTTGATTTTCTGATGTTTGAGtcattgtgtgtgtgtgttgtttaAATGGGATTGCCTTTATGTCGTTTAGAAATTGTTATGGATTGTTTTTCTACCGAGTATTTTGGTGGTTGCTTGTCCACTTTTAAGTTTGATATTTTGCTCATTGGTTGTGATGTTGTGCAGGAGTGGGAAGGAAGGTTTGATGTTGGGATGTCAAACTCTGTTACCACTGCAATTCGTGGCAGTGTTCGCGATATGGCTATTGGTAAGACAAAGACAACCGAGAAAGCAGATCGTGCAACGGTTGAGCAGGTATATGTTGTTTGCCAGAAACATTGAATGTGCAGGTTTTTAGATCTTTCTTCGTGCATTTCTTAGGTCTGCTCCCTtgtttattgattaataatttcctttttttaggGAGCTGATTGTTGGTTGAACTATACATACTGTTATGCTTAGAAATCTCTTCTTCCTTTCAGGCAATTGACCCTAGAACCCGTATGGTTTTATTCAAGATGCTTAACAAGGGTATCTTTAATGACATAAATGGTTGCATTTCAACTGGAAAAGAAGTAAGTGAAACACTCCTCTCTGGTTGaactttttatctctctcctTAGTGAAAGTGCAGGTCGAAATTTGAGTCTCATATTGTTTATTCTCTGCTCCAACAGGCCAATGTATATCATGCTACCAAATCTGATGGCCAGGAGCTTGCTATCAAGGTGTACAAAACATCAGTCCTTGTATTCAAGTATGTGACCATTTTAGTTCATATCCATTGACTTTTTCTCATGCCCCTTGGTGTAAAACTTGTTATCGAATGAAAATGTACTTACCTTTTAGATTGAtaagaaaagggaaaatgatcAAATGAACCCATcaactatttttatgtttgtggtATGAGCTATGAATCACTTTCTGGTTTCCTTCTTGTGGATGTTGGTCAGTGGGAGATGGTCTCACTATTAACCCATTTATTTCCGTTTAAATATTTTCCCTCGAAAAATCTTCATATATTCTTATGTTTCCTCTGTCTTGCTTGCCTTCTAACTATTGCATGAAGGTGATTAGTTCACCAATAATGGCGTATATCTTATCTCCTCTTGGAACCAACAGGGATAGGGATCGCTATGTACAAGGTGACTACAGATTTAGACATGGATACTGCAAGCACAACCCTCGAAAAATGGTTAAAACATGGGCTGAGAAAGAAATGAGGAATCTCATGAGGTAATCTTCTGAATCCTCCATTGCTCCTTTATGTTAAAATAGAGAACAAAGTGGGAGTTCTGTTCTGCACTTCAATCGGCAGCAGAATCCCTAAAAACATTCATGAAGGTGCTTCAGTAAAACTCTATGCAATTGAAGAgtgaaaaatactaaaaaccatttttttctctgatATGATTGTACTTCTGCCTAAACCTGAAGGCTAAAAGCAGCAGGAATACGGTGTCCAGTTCCAATACTTTTGAGACTCCATGTTCTGGTGATGGAATTTATAGGTACTTTTACTGTTTTTGGCGATTGTGGTATTTACATTACGTGTATTTATATCTCATCCCATAAATTTTATCAGATTTGGTTATCAGCAAAAGACTTTACTTAAATTGcctaaatttgttttatatttctcCAATACAGGCAAGGCAGGTTGGGCTGCTCCTCGGCTCAAAGATGCTGACTTATCTGACGACAAGCTACGTGAATGTTATGTCGAGGTAATTTCTGctactttttaaaatacttttaGTTCCTTTTCTGAAAGAAATATGTAAATAGAAAACTAAATGATGCCTTTCCCTTCTCAATGCCAGATGATTATGTCAATGCGGACATTGTATCAGAAGTGTAAGCTAGTGCACGGAGACCTTAGTGAGTATAATATACTTTATTATGAGGCAagcttttgtttttctctcatATTGAATACCATTATCCGACATATATATCTATTACTAGTGCAATTGATTTATTGCGTTATGCAGGGCCACTTGTATATTATTGACGTGTCACAATCAGTTGATCTTGACCATCCTCATGCCCTTGATTTCCTTCGAGAGGATTGTATCCATGTTTCAGTACGCGCCTCTCAAATTATAGCCCTTGGTTATACTTTCTTTGTTTACTTGTACTGAGTTTCGTAACTTTCCTCCTCTTTCATACAGGATTTTTTCAAGAAACATGGGGTTGCTGTTATGACAATACGggaattgtttgattttatagtCGATCCCACTATTGATGATGATTCTATTGATAGTTATCTGGAAGTGGTATGGAAAATTTACACAAATACTTTAACCAAACAGATGCAATCTGAACTCGTATCTCTTTAATGACACGTAACATTCTTCCTATTGTTCATATGCACTATTCTATAGGTGCAAAAAAAGATTTTAGCTAGAGGTGATGAGATATCTGCTGAAGAAGAAATTGCAGATTTAGTATTTGTCCAGGTTTGTGATTTCATATCCCTCTTCATATACATCTTCACATATTCTGGTAAAAATCGGCCTTATTTTTGTAAGTGTGAACAAAGAATTATGACgatgtaattaatttatgtgcAAAAAAGCATAATTCTGTCTGAGAACTAATCTTGACCGTCTGTCAATCAAGATCTTTGAACAAGATTGGTTTCTAGTAAATAGAACAAGGCCTCAATCAAGATCTTTGAACAAGATTGGTTTCTAGTAAATAGAACAAGGCcggtttttatttgttctttcACTTGtacatatatgtaaattattttctgGCGTTTGAACATTATATTAGCAATGTTGCAAATTACAAACAATTTCGCTGTTTGTCTCCAGACATACATTCCGAAGACCCTGGATGATGTAAAGCACGTGGAGGAGGACGTGCAACGTATCATCAGTGGGAAGGACACTGGAGAAATGTACTATCAGACTATCACAGGTCTCAAGTCGGCCCTTTCTCTGAACAATTCTTCCCTAGTAGAATCGGGGCAGCAGCAATGCGATGGTAAACTTGAAACAGAGGGCTGCGTTGATGGAGAATCAGAAACAGAAACGGAGGAGAGTGAAGGGGACTCTGACTCAGAAGATGGTTCCTTTTCTGATGGTGATAAGCAAACGCCGGCAGAGAGGAAATCAGCCAGAAAGGAGAATaagaagaaagtgaaggaAGAAAAGAGAGAGTCGCGCAAGAACAAAGTACCAAAAGCTgttaagaagaagaagaagttggcGAAAGCCAAGAAGACTCGATGAGAAACAAAGCCAAAGGCCTGAAGTTTTAGATAGTTTTGTGTGTTTCCGAGTGCTTAGATCGAACCTGCTACTTGTTTCGAATCCCGACAGCAGGTAAGTTCATTGTTGTAATCGCGGCATGTAAAAGAGACAAGATCATGAGAGCATTTTTGAGAGCCTTTCTTCTTTATCATATCAGTTGTCAATTTGTGAATCAAATTGCTCCATTCCActaataattaacaaaaacttATGTGAGGTTAAATTCACTATGACAGAAAAGTGTGTATCAATATCATTATGAATGAAGGAGATAGTGTTCCAATTTTCTAAGTAAcaagtaattttttatgattaaaagaAGCAATAGTTTCCcattaatgaaaaatgtacaaaCAAATAGAGAaacacattaattatttagaaaGAAGTCATACATATTATTCATAGCAGGAACAAAGTTACATACAAAGTTACATGAGATAAAT is a window from the Salvia hispanica cultivar TCC Black 2014 chromosome 1, UniMelb_Shisp_WGS_1.0, whole genome shotgun sequence genome containing:
- the LOC125202267 gene encoding serine/threonine-protein kinase RIO1-like; translated protein: MLREESDGSCVTATVKEQEHEIAREDREASCEEEKKTNWDEAGREEDWEGEEDDDELYLSSDSEIAEALDFLDSREDAEGGLLDGSFTPLHTRRPNAHGGLHSRPNSSSLQPISNKSQKLANHIRASPLEEWEGRFDVGMSNSVTTAIRGSVRDMAIGKTKTTEKADRATVEQAIDPRTRMVLFKMLNKGIFNDINGCISTGKEANVYHATKSDGQELAIKVYKTSVLVFKDRDRYVQGDYRFRHGYCKHNPRKMVKTWAEKEMRNLMRLKAAGIRCPVPILLRLHVLVMEFIGKAGWAAPRLKDADLSDDKLRECYVEMIMSMRTLYQKCKLVHGDLSEYNILYYEGHLYIIDVSQSVDLDHPHALDFLREDCIHVSDFFKKHGVAVMTIRELFDFIVDPTIDDDSIDSYLEVVQKKILARGDEISAEEEIADLVFVQTYIPKTLDDVKHVEEDVQRIISGKDTGEMYYQTITGLKSALSLNNSSLVESGQQQCDGKLETEGCVDGESETETEESEGDSDSEDGSFSDGDKQTPAERKSARKENKKKVKEEKRESRKNKVPKAVKKKKKLAKAKKTR